The sequence GACCACTGGGGAGAAGCAGAGATCATCTTCGTTCTGTCTGGGCTTCTTTTGCATCCCACAGAGCAGCTACAGAAAAATCTTAATGTCCAGTATCTGTACCAAAATACTTTGAGGTTTTGCCttgtattaaaaataataataatctaatttGTAGGCATATTTACTAGAACAATGACACAACATCCATtcattattatataatatgtcaATTTGTATTATTATAGAGTCTGATGGTGGCAAAAGCAAAGGAAGAACTGGAGCAGGAGGCTCTggtaaaagaggaggagaaagagaggtaTCTGGCAGAGAGGGCCCCTCCCGTGAGAACCAGTGGTATGAACCTTCAGCAGCTACAGGTAACAAgaccaaagcccccccccccccccccaaaagattCAGAGTAATCTAAATCCTACTAAATCTCCTTAATGAGGTTCATCTCCCTTTTTGCCGTGCCAGTTGTTGGATATCAGCATGCTAATCTTTGTTTATGTATGTATTGTATGTATAGGACCTCTGCAGAGAGCTCCACGTCAAAGTAGATGTGGTGGATGAGGAGCGATATGACATTGAAGCTAAAGTTATGCTCAACACACGCGAAGTAAGAATTGCCTGATCTGTGAGCTATTTCAAATAGAAAATGCAGGCCGAACAGTAATGACTGTCCAACTCTTTATCCCTGGTGCAGATTAAAGACCTGAACATCAAGGTGTTGGACCTCAGGGGGAAATTCAAGAGGCCCAGTCTTCGACGTGTTCGCGTGTCTGCTGACGCCATCCTTCGCTCTCTGCTGGGCTCCAAGCACAAAGTCTCCATGGACCTCCGGGCCAACCTGAAGTCTGTCAAGAAAGAGGACACTGAAAAGGTATgtacatgtaaaaaataaaataaaatattgagaACATAATCATATCTGCCATATCTGAGGGCTACTGTGAAGTTTCAGGTACATAAAATGACATCAAGCTTAACTAACTTAAAAATTTTTTTTGCCTATTTGTGGGATTATGGGTGTGTTTGCGATTCTGAGCAGTCGGCCAGCACAGGGTGGCGACTGTGTGTTTATCAGAGGAGGTAGAGCACACAAGACAATGGTCCCATTGTACACAGAAGAGAAGTTGTTGTGGCCGATACTGCTCTCCGGTCAGCGCACCACAAGTGTGCAGATTAGCAGGTTCCGTCGTGTACACCACAGAacctgtctgtgtttgctgaCATCCATGCGCAAACCAATTATCCACGGTTACACGGTATTGCAGAGGGAATTCCCAGGTGGCATCATGGATCTAAaatacttgtacttgtacttaacAGTCTCCTTAGAAATAGAACAAAGACTGCTCTCATTCTCACACaccaaaataagaaaatgtaaGCATCACTCGCACCTTTTAACTATTTCCTCTACCTGTTGCAGAAGAGGCCAGTTGAGGACAGTGACTGGAGAAAGAATGTGG is a genomic window of Brachionichthys hirsutus isolate HB-005 chromosome 2, CSIRO-AGI_Bhir_v1, whole genome shotgun sequence containing:
- the tnni1a gene encoding troponin I, slow skeletal muscle — encoded protein: MFNYFPFSYRPERKPKISASRKLMLKSLMVAKAKEELEQEALVKEEEKERYLAERAPPVRTSGMNLQQLQDLCRELHVKVDVVDEERYDIEAKVMLNTREIKDLNIKVLDLRGKFKRPSLRRVRVSADAILRSLLGSKHKVSMDLRANLKSVKKEDTEKKRPVEDSDWRKNVEAMSGMEGRKKMFDAAKGPAQ